One segment of Actinomycetes bacterium DNA contains the following:
- a CDS encoding helix-turn-helix domain-containing protein — protein MSEQEVADYCHVHVATVRKWRRAGTGPPVHWAGTKPRYRLAEVDAWLDRHPEERREDG, from the coding sequence ATGAGCGAGCAGGAGGTGGCCGACTACTGCCACGTCCATGTCGCCACCGTGCGCAAGTGGCGCCGCGCCGGCACCGGCCCGCCGGTGCACTGGGCCGGGACCAAGCCCCGCTACCGGCTCGCCGAGGTCGATGCCTGGCTCGACCGGCACCCCGAGGAACGCCGCGAAGACGGGTAG